A part of Paenibacillus sp. 481 genomic DNA contains:
- a CDS encoding peroxiredoxin, with the protein MAERLVGRLAPEFNMETVNGDGQAFGAASLNDYRGKWLVLFFYPLDFTFVCPTEITALSDAKEEFANMNTEILGVSVDSIHSHRAWINLSKEENGLGKLNFPLASDLTKSVARDYGVLIEEEGIALRGLFIIDPEGEIKYQVVNHNNVGRSVEETLRVLQALQSGGLCPINWKPGDKHLNTK; encoded by the coding sequence ATGGCAGAACGTTTAGTTGGAAGACTCGCACCCGAATTTAATATGGAAACCGTAAATGGTGATGGCCAAGCATTTGGCGCAGCATCTTTGAACGATTACCGTGGCAAATGGCTCGTATTGTTCTTTTACCCATTGGACTTTACTTTTGTATGCCCAACTGAAATCACAGCTTTGAGTGATGCGAAGGAAGAGTTCGCCAACATGAACACTGAAATTTTGGGTGTTTCCGTTGACTCCATACATAGCCACCGCGCATGGATTAACTTGTCCAAAGAAGAGAACGGTCTTGGCAAGTTGAACTTCCCGCTTGCTTCGGATCTCACGAAGAGCGTTGCTCGTGACTATGGCGTCTTGATCGAAGAAGAAGGTATCGCCTTGCGTGGTTTGTTCATTATTGATCCAGAAGGTGAAATCAAATATCAAGTCGTGAACCACAACAACGTTGGCCGCAGTGTTGAAGAAACATTGCGTGTATTGCAAGCCTTGCAATCTGGTGGGTTGTGCCCAATTAACTGGAAGCCAGGCGACAAGCACTTGAATACGAAATAG
- the leuB gene encoding 3-isopropylmalate dehydrogenase, whose protein sequence is MADVKRIAIIAGDGIGPEVVAEAEKVLKRTEELFGYSFETTHSLFGGIAIDEKGTPLPEETLELCKQADAVLLGAVGGPKWDNNPKELRPETGLLGIRKALGLFSNIRPAVIFDCLKDASTLKPEVLEGTDLIVVRELTGGIYFGDKFRRETENGQEAVDTCAYNVQEIERIARQAFEIAQKRRKKLASVDKANVLETSRLWRETVNRLAPEYADVELEHVLVDNCAMQLLRRPSSFDVIVTENMFGDILSDEAAMLTGSIGMLSSASLGEGSFGLYEPVHGSAPDIAGLGVANPIATILSVALMYRLTFGYEDAAASIEQAVKDVLDAGHRTGDIATDKSTALSTSQMGDLIIAAMQRATVRS, encoded by the coding sequence ATGGCTGACGTAAAAAGAATCGCGATTATCGCTGGCGACGGTATCGGTCCAGAAGTGGTCGCAGAAGCTGAAAAAGTATTAAAGCGTACGGAAGAACTATTCGGCTATTCGTTCGAAACGACACATAGCTTGTTTGGCGGAATCGCAATTGATGAAAAAGGAACGCCGCTGCCAGAAGAGACATTAGAGTTGTGCAAGCAAGCAGATGCGGTGTTGCTTGGAGCAGTCGGCGGCCCGAAGTGGGACAACAATCCGAAAGAATTGCGCCCAGAAACAGGTTTGCTCGGCATTCGTAAAGCGTTAGGCTTGTTCTCTAACATTCGACCAGCTGTTATTTTTGACTGTTTGAAAGATGCTTCGACGTTGAAGCCCGAAGTACTCGAAGGGACAGATTTAATCGTCGTGCGCGAATTGACAGGCGGTATTTACTTCGGCGATAAGTTCCGTCGTGAGACTGAGAATGGACAAGAAGCGGTCGATACGTGTGCATACAACGTGCAGGAAATTGAGCGCATCGCGCGTCAAGCGTTTGAAATCGCACAAAAACGTCGTAAAAAGCTCGCATCTGTAGACAAAGCTAACGTGCTTGAAACGTCCCGTCTCTGGCGTGAAACGGTTAATCGCTTGGCACCTGAATATGCGGATGTGGAACTGGAGCATGTGCTCGTAGATAATTGTGCGATGCAATTGCTGCGTCGCCCGTCCAGCTTTGATGTAATCGTCACAGAGAACATGTTCGGTGACATACTTAGTGACGAAGCAGCGATGCTGACAGGCTCCATCGGTATGCTGTCATCTGCATCGCTTGGTGAAGGCAGCTTCGGCTTGTACGAGCCGGTGCACGGTTCAGCACCTGACATTGCTGGCCTTGGTGTGGCGAACCCGATCGCGACGATCTTGTCGGTCGCATTGATGTACCGCCTCACATTTGGCTATGAGGACGCAGCAGCATCGATTGAGCAAGCGGTCAAGGACGTGCTAGATGCAGGTCATCGCACAGGTGACATCGCAACAGACAAATCCACTGCGCTCAGCACTTCGCAAATGGGTGACCTGATCATTGCCGCGATGCAGCGTGCGACAGTGCGTTCTTAA